One stretch of Sinomonas terrae DNA includes these proteins:
- the pdhA gene encoding pyruvate dehydrogenase (acetyl-transferring) E1 component subunit alpha yields the protein MTAGHGGSPIQLLSPDGVRHPHERYDRFLADVDGRVEGADSAALLVSIYEDMVVARRIDAEGTALQRQGQLGLWPPFVGQEAAQIGSAHAIGPDDFIFPSYREIGVAYARGAELPDLVRQWRGNAHSGWDPFAMNMGPSQVVIGAQTLHAVGYAMGVLFDGAETAVVTYFGDGATSQGDVNESMVFAASFQAPVVFFCQNNQWAISEPVGVQAHVPIARRAPGFGISSVRVDGNDVLACLAATREALERARSGNGPSFIEAVTYRMGPHTTADDPTRYRDANELEDWKEKDPIARFEAYLASIGVVDDAVRARAAEKADSVAEAVREATIHMPDPEPESLFEHVYAGPQPVLERQRDHFERYRRGIEGGIGAGAATTAEGGR from the coding sequence ATGACCGCCGGACATGGCGGGTCTCCCATTCAGCTACTCTCACCTGACGGCGTTCGCCACCCGCACGAACGCTACGACCGCTTCCTCGCCGACGTCGACGGCCGGGTCGAAGGCGCCGACAGCGCGGCACTTCTTGTCTCCATTTATGAGGACATGGTCGTGGCCCGCCGCATCGATGCAGAGGGGACAGCCCTCCAGAGACAGGGGCAGCTTGGCCTGTGGCCACCGTTTGTGGGCCAAGAGGCCGCGCAGATCGGCTCCGCCCACGCGATCGGGCCCGACGACTTCATCTTCCCGAGCTACCGGGAGATCGGCGTCGCCTACGCCCGCGGCGCCGAGCTCCCCGACCTGGTCAGGCAGTGGCGCGGCAATGCGCACTCCGGGTGGGATCCCTTCGCGATGAACATGGGCCCCTCCCAGGTCGTGATCGGGGCCCAGACCCTCCATGCCGTCGGCTACGCGATGGGTGTCCTGTTCGACGGCGCCGAGACCGCCGTCGTCACGTACTTCGGCGACGGCGCCACGAGCCAGGGCGACGTCAACGAGTCGATGGTGTTCGCCGCGAGCTTCCAAGCGCCCGTGGTCTTCTTCTGCCAGAACAACCAGTGGGCCATTTCCGAGCCCGTCGGTGTCCAGGCCCACGTGCCGATCGCCCGGCGCGCCCCCGGTTTCGGCATCTCGAGCGTCCGCGTCGACGGCAATGACGTCCTCGCGTGCCTCGCGGCGACCCGTGAGGCCCTCGAAAGAGCGCGCTCGGGGAACGGCCCCTCCTTCATCGAGGCGGTCACCTACCGTATGGGGCCGCATACGACGGCGGACGATCCCACCCGCTACAGGGACGCCAACGAGCTCGAGGATTGGAAGGAGAAGGACCCCATCGCACGGTTCGAGGCGTACCTGGCCTCCATCGGCGTCGTCGACGACGCCGTGCGGGCGCGGGCCGCTGAGAAGGCAGACTCAGTCGCTGAAGCCGTGCGCGAGGCGACGATCCATATGCCCGACCCGGAACCGGAGTCCCTCTTCGAGCACGTGTACGCCGGACCGCAGCCTGTGCTCGAGCGTCAGCGCGACCACTTCGAGCGTTATCGCCGGGGTATAGAGGGCGGCATCGGGGCAGGGGCGGCTACGACAGCAGAGGGAGGACGATGA
- a CDS encoding Lrp/AsnC family transcriptional regulator, with protein sequence MHSVDATDARILRALATDPRRTVVALAQELGLSRNTVQARLARLEQHAFLPFDRRINPTSLGYPLLAFITVHVQQRRLADITEEIARIPEVLEGHGLTGTADLLLRVVAVDAEDLFRIHGKILAIEGVDRTDTALAMGELIPFRMDPLLERGPRTAN encoded by the coding sequence ATGCACTCCGTGGATGCCACCGATGCCCGGATCCTTCGGGCCCTTGCCACGGATCCGCGCCGGACCGTCGTCGCCCTGGCCCAAGAGCTCGGGCTATCCAGGAACACCGTGCAGGCCAGGCTCGCCCGCCTCGAACAGCACGCGTTCCTTCCGTTCGACCGCCGGATCAATCCGACCTCCCTCGGCTACCCGCTCCTGGCGTTCATCACGGTCCATGTCCAACAGCGGCGGCTCGCTGACATCACGGAGGAGATCGCCCGCATTCCCGAAGTCTTGGAAGGCCACGGACTCACGGGCACGGCCGACCTCCTCTTGCGCGTCGTCGCCGTCGATGCCGAAGACCTCTTCCGCATCCACGGCAAAATCCTCGCCATTGAGGGCGTGGACCGCACCGACACTGCACTGGCAATGGGAGAACTCATCCCGTTCCGCATGGATCCATTGCTCGAAAGGGGTCCCCGTACGGCCAACTGA
- a CDS encoding sensor histidine kinase, whose amino-acid sequence MEQLLDILLGHARFHELSLRTRVVLNQLPLNLTMLLVLIIAAVVRSDEYSEPGFIVSQAAALLLLGCCAAVPWRRLPRWSHLLIPVLDFSVIGLLRVTSEDVLGGLALLAAFPIIWLTGSGYRPRLMVVFGGVASLLMVWVPHFMNGTAAPATLAAEFLTPFMMLAIGIVTAVMTQSAKAQQLRVQELLDRSETRGHLLDTILDTVDVGVGVFDTEGRILLMNAQQRELHASALPPGVEDARERDLLIFRDGSQQPVPTSDRPARRAIDGETFSHEVYRLGRGPKSRIVSVSARAFLEASGCRGGSVLAFSDVTEVVAAVRARETFVAAMSHEFRTPLTSLIGYAELLQDDPSLSPAARSDTQVMVRNARHLNKMVDDVLAAATSGVTEDYRLPLDLARLVREQAVASAPEAMSRNITLDVDAEGDLPILGDRTGVVRVIDNLVSNALKYSDDGGKVRLEARQDGAWAVLSVEDQGIGIGAEDLDRVFKRFQRSSAAVRSGVPGTGLGLALAQEVAEQHGGELAVTSELGVGSVFTLRLPLRQP is encoded by the coding sequence TTGGAACAGCTCCTGGACATCCTGCTCGGGCACGCCCGCTTCCATGAACTCAGTCTGCGTACCCGGGTGGTGCTGAATCAGCTGCCGCTCAACCTCACGATGCTCTTGGTGCTCATCATTGCCGCGGTGGTGCGGTCCGACGAGTATTCAGAGCCGGGCTTCATCGTCAGCCAAGCAGCTGCGCTCCTGCTCCTCGGATGCTGCGCCGCCGTTCCGTGGCGCCGTCTTCCCCGCTGGTCCCATCTCCTCATCCCCGTGCTCGACTTCTCTGTGATCGGGCTCCTCCGCGTCACTTCCGAGGACGTTCTCGGCGGCCTCGCGCTGCTGGCGGCCTTCCCCATCATCTGGCTCACTGGCTCGGGCTACCGCCCTCGCCTCATGGTCGTGTTCGGCGGCGTCGCAAGCCTGCTCATGGTGTGGGTTCCGCACTTCATGAACGGAACGGCGGCGCCCGCGACCCTCGCCGCCGAATTCCTCACGCCGTTCATGATGCTCGCCATCGGCATCGTCACTGCGGTCATGACTCAGAGCGCCAAGGCCCAGCAGCTGCGCGTCCAGGAGCTCCTGGACCGGAGCGAGACGCGCGGACATCTGCTCGACACCATTCTTGATACCGTCGACGTCGGAGTCGGCGTATTCGACACCGAGGGCCGGATCCTGCTGATGAATGCCCAGCAGCGGGAGCTCCATGCATCGGCCCTTCCACCGGGCGTCGAAGACGCCCGGGAGCGGGACCTCCTCATCTTCCGCGACGGGTCCCAGCAGCCCGTGCCTACTTCGGATCGGCCAGCCCGCAGGGCGATCGACGGCGAGACGTTCTCGCACGAGGTGTACCGGCTGGGACGTGGGCCGAAGTCGCGCATCGTGTCGGTTTCAGCGCGCGCGTTCCTCGAAGCCAGCGGATGCCGGGGCGGATCGGTCCTCGCCTTCTCCGACGTCACCGAGGTCGTCGCTGCGGTGCGCGCACGGGAGACTTTCGTGGCGGCCATGTCCCACGAGTTCCGCACCCCGCTGACAAGCCTCATCGGCTACGCGGAACTGCTTCAGGACGATCCTTCGCTCAGCCCGGCAGCCCGCTCGGATACTCAGGTCATGGTGCGCAACGCACGGCACCTGAACAAGATGGTCGACGACGTCCTCGCCGCCGCAACCTCGGGTGTGACCGAGGACTACCGCCTGCCCCTCGATTTGGCCCGACTTGTGAGGGAGCAGGCTGTCGCCTCGGCACCAGAGGCAATGAGCCGAAACATTACGCTGGACGTTGATGCGGAGGGCGACCTGCCGATTCTGGGCGACCGGACCGGCGTCGTGCGGGTAATCGACAACCTCGTCTCGAACGCCCTGAAGTACTCCGACGACGGCGGAAAGGTCAGGCTCGAGGCTCGGCAGGACGGCGCGTGGGCCGTCCTCTCCGTCGAAGACCAAGGCATCGGGATTGGCGCCGAAGACTTGGACCGGGTGTTCAAGCGATTCCAGCGGAGTTCGGCAGCGGTGCGGTCCGGCGTCCCCGGCACTGGCCTTGGGCTAGCCCTTGCGCAGGAGGTCGCCGAGCAGCACGGCGGCGAGTTGGCAGTCACGAGCGAACTCGGGGTCGGGAGCGTCTTCACGCTCCGCTTGCCGCTCCGACAGCCCTAG
- a CDS encoding DivIVA domain-containing protein — MARTDSGAAAGFKRVARGELGYSPKQVEKFMEAARSYLRGSRSSETVTSHDVRTVAFDAVRGGYDAGQVDAALDRLEDALARRERDELIDSEGEDAWLHEVGYLAGILRNRLLRPDGDRFRRPSRTGSPSYNVKDVDDLCHRLLDYLEHDATMSADDVRTAVFRTVTGADGYEETQVDAFLDRCVELIAKIA, encoded by the coding sequence GTGGCGCGCACTGATTCGGGAGCCGCGGCGGGATTCAAGAGGGTAGCCCGCGGCGAGCTGGGGTACAGCCCCAAGCAGGTCGAGAAGTTCATGGAGGCTGCTCGTTCCTATCTGCGCGGTTCCCGCTCGTCCGAGACGGTGACGAGCCACGATGTGCGCACCGTCGCCTTCGACGCAGTCCGGGGAGGGTACGACGCCGGACAGGTCGATGCCGCCTTGGATCGCCTTGAGGATGCCCTTGCCCGCCGCGAACGCGATGAGCTCATCGACAGCGAGGGCGAGGACGCCTGGCTGCACGAGGTCGGCTACCTCGCAGGGATCCTCCGAAACCGTCTCCTCCGCCCCGACGGCGATCGTTTCCGGCGGCCTTCTAGGACCGGTTCGCCGAGCTACAACGTGAAGGACGTCGACGATCTCTGCCACCGCCTCCTCGACTACCTTGAGCACGATGCGACGATGAGTGCCGACGATGTCCGCACTGCCGTGTTCCGCACCGTCACCGGGGCGGACGGCTACGAGGAGACCCAGGTCGATGCGTTCCTGGACCGCTGTGTGGAGCTGATCGCCAAGATCGCCTGA
- a CDS encoding phosphatidate cytidylyltransferase, with protein sequence MADPQSEAGGPPLDAPGAPASRRARREAAVAHAAAAANTASSSKTGRNLPAAIVVGLALLAAVLAGLFVWPLGFVLVGTAAGVLGVWEVFRALQTRRTNIPIVPVLVGAVAIPFSAFFGGQEAQLFALIATAAAVLLWQSLERAEGAVTNVVGGVFVLLWIPFFVGFAVLPLHDTGLSAPPLGLWPGLTVPRSVLQLVLTLLLVVANDTFGYIVGASLGKHPMAPKISPKKSWEGFAGSVAGAVVIGVLGTIFLLGRPWWVGVVLAVAMVGAATAGDLAESMVKRELGIKDMSSILPGHGGMMDRLDSLLFAVPVAYVLFGLLPSA encoded by the coding sequence ATGGCCGACCCTCAGTCCGAGGCCGGTGGGCCGCCCCTCGACGCGCCCGGGGCGCCGGCTTCCCGGCGCGCCCGGCGCGAGGCTGCGGTCGCTCATGCGGCAGCGGCCGCGAACACCGCCTCGTCGTCGAAGACGGGCCGTAACCTCCCGGCCGCCATCGTCGTCGGCCTCGCCCTTCTCGCCGCGGTCCTCGCCGGGCTTTTCGTCTGGCCGCTTGGCTTTGTGCTCGTGGGAACCGCCGCGGGAGTCCTTGGAGTCTGGGAAGTCTTCCGGGCGCTCCAGACCCGCAGGACGAACATCCCGATCGTGCCGGTGCTCGTGGGCGCCGTGGCGATCCCGTTCTCGGCCTTCTTCGGGGGCCAGGAGGCCCAGCTGTTCGCGCTCATCGCGACCGCGGCTGCCGTCCTCCTCTGGCAGAGTCTCGAGCGCGCAGAGGGAGCCGTGACGAACGTCGTCGGAGGCGTCTTCGTACTGCTCTGGATCCCGTTCTTCGTGGGCTTCGCGGTGCTTCCCCTCCACGACACAGGCCTTTCCGCCCCGCCGCTCGGCCTGTGGCCGGGCCTCACGGTGCCGCGCAGCGTCCTGCAGCTCGTCCTCACGCTTCTGCTCGTGGTGGCCAACGACACCTTCGGCTACATCGTCGGGGCGAGCCTCGGCAAGCATCCCATGGCGCCCAAGATCAGCCCGAAGAAGTCGTGGGAGGGGTTCGCAGGCTCTGTCGCGGGGGCCGTCGTCATCGGGGTGCTCGGAACGATCTTCCTCCTCGGGCGCCCATGGTGGGTCGGCGTCGTCCTCGCCGTGGCGATGGTCGGAGCGGCGACCGCTGGCGACCTCGCGGAGTCGATGGTCAAACGCGAACTCGGCATCAAAGACATGAGCAGCATCCTCCCGGGCCACGGCGGCATGATGGACAGGCTCGACTCGCTCCTGTTCGCTGTGCCGGTCGCTTACGTCCTGTTCGGCCTGCTGCCGTCTGCCTAG
- the frr gene encoding ribosome recycling factor, which produces MIEETLLEAAEKMEKAVDVAKEDFASIRTGRANPALYAKVMVEYYGSPTPLQQLASFQVSDARTILITPFDKTALRDIERALSDSEVGANPSNDGSVIRVVLPELTQERRKEYVKIVKGKGEDAKVSIRSIRRKAKESLDRLVKDGEVGEDDGARGEKELDGLTKQHTDSVDELVKRKEAELLEV; this is translated from the coding sequence GTGATCGAAGAGACTCTTCTCGAGGCCGCCGAAAAGATGGAGAAGGCCGTCGATGTGGCCAAGGAGGATTTCGCCTCGATCCGCACCGGCCGCGCCAACCCTGCGCTGTACGCCAAGGTGATGGTCGAGTACTACGGCTCCCCGACTCCGCTCCAGCAGCTCGCTTCCTTCCAAGTTTCCGACGCGCGCACGATCCTCATCACTCCGTTCGACAAGACGGCCCTGCGCGATATCGAGCGTGCGCTGAGCGACTCCGAGGTGGGTGCGAACCCCTCGAATGACGGCTCGGTGATCCGCGTCGTCCTTCCCGAGCTCACTCAGGAGCGCCGCAAGGAGTACGTCAAGATCGTCAAGGGCAAGGGTGAGGACGCGAAGGTGTCCATCCGCAGCATCCGGCGCAAGGCAAAGGAATCACTCGACCGGCTCGTCAAGGACGGCGAGGTGGGCGAGGACGATGGCGCACGGGGTGAGAAGGAGCTCGACGGCCTGACCAAGCAGCACACGGACAGCGTGGACGAGCTCGTCAAGCGCAAGGAAGCCGAGCTACTCGAGGTCTGA
- the pyrH gene encoding UMP kinase codes for METVETAVQTATLPVTDDPIPERRRRVLLKLSGEVFGGGKLGVDPGTVRGVAEQIAAAVDDVEVAIVVGGGNFFRGAELSQSGMDRSRADYMGMLGTVMNCLALQDFLEQAGVETRVQSAITMGQVAEAYIPRRAIRHMEKGRVVIFGAGAGLPYFSTDTVAVQRALEVHADVVLMAKSGVDGVYTADPKKDPDARKLERLTYDEALRRDIRVMDQTAMTMCKDNGVTMVVFGMEGAGNVTQAILGRELGTVVTP; via the coding sequence ATGGAAACCGTAGAGACCGCCGTGCAGACCGCGACGCTCCCCGTCACTGACGACCCCATTCCGGAACGCCGCAGGCGCGTGCTGCTCAAGCTCTCGGGCGAGGTGTTCGGTGGCGGCAAGCTTGGTGTGGATCCCGGCACCGTCCGCGGCGTCGCCGAGCAGATCGCGGCGGCGGTCGACGACGTCGAGGTCGCCATCGTGGTGGGCGGGGGCAATTTCTTCCGTGGGGCGGAACTGTCTCAGAGCGGGATGGACCGCTCGCGAGCCGACTACATGGGGATGCTGGGAACGGTCATGAACTGCCTCGCGCTCCAGGACTTCCTCGAGCAGGCCGGCGTCGAGACACGAGTTCAGAGTGCCATCACGATGGGTCAGGTCGCCGAGGCCTACATCCCGCGGCGCGCGATCCGTCACATGGAGAAGGGCCGAGTGGTGATCTTCGGCGCCGGGGCGGGCCTTCCCTACTTCTCGACCGACACGGTCGCGGTGCAGCGCGCGCTCGAGGTGCACGCCGACGTCGTCCTCATGGCCAAGAGCGGCGTCGACGGTGTCTACACGGCAGACCCGAAGAAGGACCCCGACGCGCGCAAGCTCGAACGGCTCACCTATGACGAGGCCCTTCGTCGCGACATCCGGGTCATGGATCAGACCGCGATGACGATGTGCAAGGACAACGGGGTGACGATGGTCGTCTTCGGGATGGAGGGTGCGGGAAACGTCACGCAGGCCATCCTGGGCCGCGAGCTTGGGACCGTGGTGACGCCGTAG
- the tsf gene encoding translation elongation factor Ts produces the protein MANYTAADIKALRERTGAGMMDVKKALDEANGDAEKAIEIIRIKGLKGATKREGRSTAEGLVAAKVENGVGVMVEVNCETDFVAKSAKFIELADKVLGAAVASGAAELDALLAAQIDGKPVSEFVVEEGAVLGEKVAIRRIARIEGKTVDAYLHKTSKDLPAQVGVLFAVDGEGEAAEAAAHDVAVHIAAMAPNYLSREDVPADLVESERRIAEETARAEGKPEAALTKIVDGRVTGFFKGEVLLDQAFAKDAKKSVGQVLKEAGVEGSAFARFRVGA, from the coding sequence ATGGCGAACTACACCGCTGCTGACATCAAGGCCCTGCGCGAGCGCACGGGCGCGGGCATGATGGACGTCAAGAAGGCTCTCGACGAGGCCAACGGCGACGCCGAGAAGGCAATCGAGATCATCCGCATCAAGGGCCTCAAGGGCGCGACCAAGCGCGAGGGCCGCTCGACCGCTGAAGGCCTCGTGGCCGCCAAGGTCGAGAACGGCGTCGGCGTCATGGTCGAGGTCAACTGTGAGACCGACTTCGTTGCCAAGTCCGCCAAGTTCATCGAGCTGGCCGACAAGGTCCTCGGTGCCGCGGTCGCTTCCGGCGCTGCGGAGCTCGACGCGCTCCTCGCGGCTCAGATCGACGGCAAGCCCGTGAGCGAGTTCGTCGTCGAGGAGGGCGCAGTGCTCGGCGAGAAGGTCGCCATCCGCCGCATTGCTCGCATCGAGGGCAAGACGGTTGACGCGTACCTTCACAAGACGTCCAAGGACCTCCCGGCCCAGGTCGGCGTCCTGTTCGCGGTCGACGGTGAGGGCGAGGCCGCCGAGGCTGCCGCACACGACGTCGCCGTGCACATCGCCGCGATGGCACCGAACTACCTCAGCCGTGAGGACGTCCCGGCCGACCTCGTCGAGTCCGAGCGCCGCATTGCGGAGGAGACCGCCCGCGCCGAGGGCAAGCCGGAGGCCGCCCTCACGAAGATCGTCGACGGTCGAGTGACCGGCTTCTTCAAGGGCGAGGTCCTGCTCGACCAGGCATTCGCGAAGGACGCCAAGAAGAGCGTCGGCCAGGTGCTCAAGGAGGCTGGAGTCGAGGGCTCGGCCTTCGCGCGCTTCCGCGTCGGCGCCTAA
- the rpsB gene encoding 30S ribosomal protein S2: MPVVTMRQLLDSGVHFGHQTRRWNPKMKRFIFTERNGIYIIDLQQSLSYIDRAYEHVKNTVAKGGTVLFVGTKKQAQEAIAEQATRVGQPYVNQRWLGGMLTNFSTVAKRIQRLKELEEIDFEDVAGSGRTKKELLILEREKDKLEKTLGGIRNLSRTPSLLWVVDTKKEHLAVDEAKKLGIPVVAILDTNCDPDEVNYPIPGNDDAIRSVNLLTRVVADAVAEGLIARTNRAAGSEGSSSAEPLAEWERELLEGQNAEQAAPAEQAAPAEQAAPAEQAAPAEQAAPAEQAAPAEGEQAQA; encoded by the coding sequence ATGCCCGTCGTCACCATGCGCCAGCTGCTCGACAGCGGCGTCCACTTCGGTCACCAGACCCGCCGTTGGAACCCGAAGATGAAGCGCTTCATCTTCACCGAGCGCAACGGCATCTACATCATCGATCTTCAGCAGTCGCTCTCGTACATCGACCGCGCCTACGAGCACGTCAAGAACACGGTCGCCAAGGGCGGCACGGTGCTCTTCGTCGGCACGAAGAAGCAGGCCCAGGAGGCCATCGCAGAGCAGGCGACGCGCGTCGGCCAGCCCTACGTCAACCAGCGCTGGCTCGGTGGCATGCTCACCAACTTCTCCACGGTTGCCAAGCGCATCCAGCGCCTCAAGGAGCTCGAGGAAATCGACTTCGAGGACGTGGCCGGTTCGGGCCGCACCAAGAAGGAGCTCCTCATCCTTGAGCGCGAGAAGGACAAGCTCGAGAAGACCCTCGGTGGTATCCGCAACCTCTCGCGCACGCCGTCCCTCCTGTGGGTCGTCGACACGAAGAAGGAGCACCTCGCCGTCGACGAGGCCAAGAAGCTTGGCATCCCGGTCGTCGCGATCCTCGACACGAACTGCGACCCTGACGAGGTCAACTACCCGATTCCGGGCAACGACGACGCGATCCGCTCCGTCAACCTGCTGACGCGCGTCGTTGCCGATGCCGTTGCCGAGGGCCTTATCGCGCGCACCAACCGCGCTGCGGGCTCCGAGGGCTCTTCTTCTGCTGAGCCGCTGGCCGAGTGGGAGCGCGAGCTTCTCGAGGGCCAGAACGCTGAGCAGGCCGCACCGGCTGAGCAGGCCGCGCCGGCTGAGCAGGCCGCGCCGGCCGAGCAGGCCGCACCGGCTGAGCAGGCCGCACCGGCAGAGCAGGCTGCTCCGGCCGAGGGCGAGCAGGCTCAGGCCTAG
- a CDS encoding M23 family metallopeptidase: MVRILRRARLAVALLLVVPVLAVALLGVPVLGVPLLGYAAQHPAVPVALVEPAPARGWLWPLEPRPAVVRAFDPPARPWLSGHRGVDLSAAPGQGLFAPHDGVVAFAGWVVDRPVLTLDHGDGLRSSFEPAETDLDVGAQVSAGQQIGRIAVVPLHCEGACLHWGVRKDDEYISPLSLVMDTRPSILLPWRDP; the protein is encoded by the coding sequence ATGGTTCGGATTCTCCGCCGGGCGCGCCTCGCGGTCGCTCTTCTCTTGGTTGTCCCTGTCTTGGCCGTCGCGCTCTTGGGCGTCCCTGTATTGGGGGTCCCTCTGTTGGGCTATGCGGCGCAGCATCCCGCAGTCCCCGTGGCCTTGGTCGAGCCTGCTCCCGCACGCGGGTGGCTCTGGCCGCTTGAGCCTCGGCCCGCCGTCGTGCGCGCCTTCGATCCTCCCGCACGACCCTGGCTCAGCGGGCATCGCGGGGTGGATCTCTCCGCGGCGCCGGGCCAAGGTCTTTTCGCACCGCACGACGGTGTGGTTGCGTTCGCGGGTTGGGTCGTCGACCGCCCTGTGCTGACCCTCGACCACGGGGACGGCCTGCGGAGCAGTTTCGAACCGGCGGAGACGGACCTCGACGTGGGCGCACAGGTATCCGCCGGCCAGCAGATAGGGCGCATTGCGGTGGTGCCACTGCACTGCGAAGGCGCATGCCTGCACTGGGGCGTTCGCAAAGACGACGAGTACATCAGTCCGCTGAGCCTTGTCATGGATACGAGGCCTTCGATCCTGCTCCCCTGGCGGGATCCCTAG
- a CDS encoding acyl-CoA dehydrogenase family protein — MPEPTELPYADGDFFAFEALLSQKERDRLHEVREWLEANVRPIAVDFWNRGEFPHALIPELAELDIVSPVRRQGHSHLLAGLLHAEFTRADASIATFMGVHDGLFTGSLELLASREQQEEWLPDVYALKKIGAFALTEPLGGSDVAGGTRTTAQRDGSSWILNGAKRWIGNATFSDWVVVYARDVDDNQVKAFLVDTRLEGYKATKIENKISLRTVQNADITLEDVVVPNEFKLAHGNSFRDTNKVLRATRLSVAWQAVGLMMAAFDVARQYAVERLQFGRPIASFQLVQDHLVTMLGNTVSSLGLMVRVSQLAEEGQARDEQSALAKAVTTARMRESVALGRAVLGGNGIVTDYGMAKVFADAEAVFSYEGTHEINTLVTGRAITGISAIV, encoded by the coding sequence ATGCCCGAACCAACTGAGCTGCCCTACGCGGATGGTGACTTCTTCGCGTTCGAGGCGCTTCTCTCCCAGAAGGAGCGCGACCGGCTCCATGAGGTGCGGGAGTGGCTTGAGGCCAATGTCAGGCCTATCGCTGTGGACTTCTGGAACAGGGGAGAGTTTCCGCACGCGCTCATCCCCGAGCTTGCTGAGCTCGACATTGTGAGCCCCGTCCGCCGTCAGGGCCATTCCCACCTTCTGGCTGGCCTGCTCCACGCGGAGTTCACGCGCGCCGATGCCTCGATCGCGACGTTCATGGGGGTACACGACGGACTCTTCACCGGCTCGCTCGAACTGCTGGCCTCGCGCGAGCAGCAGGAGGAGTGGCTTCCTGACGTCTACGCGCTCAAGAAGATCGGGGCCTTCGCCCTCACTGAGCCTCTCGGCGGCAGCGACGTCGCCGGCGGCACGCGCACGACAGCCCAGCGGGACGGATCATCCTGGATCCTCAACGGGGCCAAGCGATGGATCGGCAATGCGACGTTCTCGGACTGGGTCGTCGTCTATGCGCGAGACGTCGACGACAACCAGGTGAAGGCATTCCTCGTCGACACTCGCCTCGAGGGCTACAAGGCAACGAAGATCGAGAACAAGATTTCGCTCCGAACGGTCCAGAATGCCGACATCACCCTCGAAGACGTCGTTGTCCCGAACGAGTTCAAGCTCGCCCACGGCAACAGCTTCCGCGATACCAACAAGGTGCTCCGGGCCACGCGGCTCTCAGTCGCCTGGCAGGCCGTGGGGCTCATGATGGCCGCGTTCGACGTCGCTCGCCAGTATGCCGTGGAGCGTCTCCAATTCGGCCGGCCGATAGCCTCCTTCCAGCTCGTCCAAGATCATCTGGTCACGATGCTCGGGAACACCGTCAGTTCCCTGGGGCTCATGGTCCGCGTGTCGCAGCTTGCGGAGGAGGGGCAGGCCCGCGACGAGCAGTCAGCTCTGGCCAAGGCTGTGACAACTGCGCGTATGCGCGAATCCGTCGCCCTCGGCCGGGCCGTCCTCGGAGGCAACGGCATCGTCACCGACTACGGCATGGCCAAGGTCTTTGCTGATGCAGAGGCCGTGTTCTCCTACGAAGGGACCCATGAGATCAACACCCTCGTGACGGGACGTGCCATCACAGGCATTTCCGCGATCGTGTGA